One window from the genome of Mycolicibacterium gadium encodes:
- a CDS encoding helix-turn-helix transcriptional regulator gives MEHNAELRDFLRTRRARLNVDDVDVGGTGRRRRVPGLRREEVAALAGVSVDYYSRLEQGRHLNVSDEVLDAVARALRLDDTERAYLFRIAKTNPRRPRRRAPAPVQRVRPGVRRILETLDDVTPAFVFGRRMDVLAANKLARALLTDFEALPPRERNLLRYTFLDESTQELFVDWEEVAKDNVGTLRLDAGRHPDDPLLMELVGELSVKSPEFRRFWADHNVRERTHGTKRYYHPLVGGLTLQYESVALLGDPDQTLCLYSAEAASPSETALRLLANWTGERVSEGR, from the coding sequence ATGGAGCACAACGCGGAGCTGAGGGACTTCCTGCGTACCCGCCGAGCGCGGCTGAACGTCGACGATGTGGATGTCGGCGGCACCGGTCGAAGGCGACGCGTGCCGGGGTTGCGACGTGAAGAGGTCGCTGCGCTTGCCGGTGTCAGCGTGGACTACTACAGCCGCCTCGAACAGGGCCGCCACCTGAACGTGTCCGACGAGGTTCTCGATGCCGTGGCTCGCGCGTTGCGCCTCGACGACACCGAACGCGCGTACCTGTTTCGGATCGCCAAAACCAACCCGCGACGTCCGCGCCGGCGTGCACCGGCGCCCGTGCAACGCGTGCGGCCCGGCGTACGGCGCATCCTCGAGACGCTGGACGACGTGACACCCGCGTTCGTCTTCGGCCGCCGGATGGATGTGCTCGCCGCGAACAAATTGGCGCGTGCGCTGCTGACGGATTTCGAAGCGCTCCCGCCACGTGAACGAAATCTGTTGCGCTACACCTTTTTAGACGAGTCCACCCAAGAGTTGTTCGTCGATTGGGAGGAGGTCGCCAAGGACAACGTCGGGACCTTGCGCCTGGACGCCGGACGTCATCCCGACGATCCGTTGCTGATGGAGTTGGTGGGTGAGCTGTCGGTGAAGAGCCCGGAGTTTCGCCGTTTCTGGGCCGATCACAATGTGCGCGAACGCACGCACGGAACGAAGCGTTACTACCATCCGCTCGTCGGGGGCCTGACGCTGCAGTATGAGTCCGTCGCGCTCCTCGGCGATCCGGACCAGACGCTGTGCCTCTACAGCGCGGAGGCGGCGTCGCCCTCGGAGACGGCCTTACGCCTGCTGGCGAACTGGACCGGTGAGCGGGTCAGCGAGGGTCGATGA
- a CDS encoding STAS domain-containing protein, translated as MYGNPAFDCAGAQIHAVCRQLATVVTVEGVIDDTNIERVTALALRFVIAEKPFVLDLSSVSSYSGHALSLLSAVDESCFHSGVEWSLITSAPVMRAMQAAGLSFPVAESIPDALHHFADSIDERRRLLPLLTKKSA; from the coding sequence ATGTACGGCAACCCGGCGTTCGATTGTGCTGGCGCTCAGATCCATGCGGTGTGCCGGCAGTTGGCCACCGTAGTGACCGTCGAAGGCGTGATCGACGACACCAACATCGAGCGGGTCACCGCCCTGGCGCTTCGGTTCGTCATCGCGGAGAAACCCTTCGTGCTCGACCTCAGCAGCGTGAGTTCCTATTCAGGACACGCACTTTCGTTACTGTCCGCGGTCGACGAGAGTTGCTTCCACAGCGGTGTGGAGTGGTCGCTGATCACCAGCGCCCCCGTCATGCGCGCGATGCAGGCTGCCGGACTCAGCTTCCCGGTCGCCGAGTCGATTCCCGACGCGCTCCATCATTTCGCCGACAGCATCGACGAACGCCGTCGCCTGCTGCCCCTGCTGACCAAGAAATCCGCATAG
- a CDS encoding MarR family winged helix-turn-helix transcriptional regulator, whose protein sequence is MPSKARRPDLAAMLAPLLRELIAAELPVLAEHDVSMWGYAVLLALDESPVRTQAALAEAIGADKTRIIPTLDELQTKGHIERHADPDDRRVRLLSITESGRQVKDAVQNDIQRGEERWLSVLSADERRVFLNALHNITRVRDTP, encoded by the coding sequence ATGCCGTCCAAGGCAAGGCGCCCCGACCTCGCGGCGATGCTCGCTCCGCTGCTTCGCGAGTTGATCGCCGCAGAGCTTCCCGTGCTGGCCGAACACGATGTCTCGATGTGGGGCTACGCCGTGCTGCTCGCCCTCGACGAATCCCCGGTACGCACCCAGGCGGCGCTCGCGGAGGCCATCGGTGCCGACAAGACGCGCATCATTCCGACGCTCGACGAGCTGCAGACCAAGGGCCACATCGAGCGCCACGCAGACCCCGACGATCGCCGCGTACGACTGCTTTCCATCACCGAATCGGGCCGCCAGGTGAAAGACGCGGTGCAGAACGACATCCAGCGCGGCGAGGAGCGCTGGCTCTCGGTGCTCTCGGCCGATGAGCGTCGGGTGTTCCTGAACGCGCTACACAACATCACGCGCGTGCGCGATACCCCTTAG
- a CDS encoding DNA polymerase domain-containing protein has product MPAPLHMEVDGQQVPITNPDKVVFPAFQGNGEVTKMDLMRYYLRVADGALRGVADRPMILKRFVKGITEEAVFQKRAPAKRPDFVDVAELKYASGTSAKEAVIRDAGGLVWAVNLGCVDLNPHPVRADDLAHPDELRVDLDPMPGVDWRQIVAVALIAREVLEDYGLTAWPKTSGSRGFHIYARIERRWPFKQVRLAAQTIAREVESRAPDLATSRWWKEEREGVFVDFNQNAFDRTVASAYSVRSLPDARVSTPLLWDEVADCHPEQFTIATVPQRFEDYGDPWEGIDDSAGSLDSLLDLADKLGPPEKAPRGARKGTGRRESVMPLIEVARTKTKDEALAALDTWRERYPSVAERLEAPDILVDGMRGPSSIWYRIRINLQHVPEDQRPPQEPLLADYNPWENYTGPQWMRRD; this is encoded by the coding sequence ATGCCCGCCCCGCTCCACATGGAGGTCGACGGTCAGCAGGTGCCCATCACCAACCCTGACAAGGTCGTGTTCCCGGCATTCCAGGGAAACGGCGAGGTCACCAAGATGGACCTGATGCGCTACTACCTGCGCGTCGCCGACGGAGCGCTGCGCGGTGTGGCCGACCGGCCGATGATCCTCAAGCGGTTCGTCAAGGGCATCACCGAGGAGGCGGTGTTCCAGAAGCGTGCGCCAGCGAAGCGGCCGGACTTCGTCGACGTCGCCGAACTGAAATACGCGTCCGGAACGTCGGCCAAAGAAGCGGTGATCCGCGACGCGGGTGGGCTGGTGTGGGCCGTCAACCTCGGCTGTGTCGACCTCAATCCCCACCCGGTGCGCGCCGACGACCTGGCCCACCCCGACGAGTTACGCGTCGACCTCGATCCGATGCCCGGTGTGGACTGGCGCCAGATCGTCGCGGTGGCGCTGATCGCCCGCGAGGTACTCGAGGACTACGGGCTGACGGCATGGCCCAAGACCTCCGGGTCGCGAGGCTTCCACATCTATGCGCGCATCGAACGACGCTGGCCGTTCAAGCAGGTGCGCCTGGCCGCACAGACAATCGCGCGCGAGGTGGAAAGCCGCGCTCCGGACCTCGCCACCAGCCGGTGGTGGAAGGAGGAGCGAGAGGGTGTGTTCGTCGACTTCAACCAGAACGCGTTCGACCGCACGGTGGCATCTGCCTACTCGGTGCGGTCGCTGCCGGACGCACGGGTGTCGACACCGTTGTTGTGGGACGAGGTCGCCGACTGCCATCCCGAGCAGTTCACCATCGCGACCGTGCCACAGCGGTTCGAGGATTACGGCGACCCGTGGGAGGGAATAGACGACTCAGCGGGTTCACTCGATTCGCTGCTCGACCTCGCCGACAAGCTCGGCCCGCCCGAGAAGGCGCCGCGCGGCGCACGCAAAGGAACGGGCCGCCGTGAGTCGGTGATGCCGCTGATCGAGGTCGCCCGCACGAAAACCAAAGACGAGGCGCTGGCCGCGCTGGACACCTGGCGTGAACGTTACCCGTCGGTAGCTGAAAGGCTCGAAGCGCCAGACATTCTGGTAGACGGCATGCGGGGCCCCAGTTCGATCTGGTACCGCATTCGAATCAACCTGCAACATGTGCCCGAGGATCAGCGGCCTCCGCAGGAACCGCTGCTCGCCGACTACAACCCGTGGGAGAACTACACGGGGCCGCAATGGATGCGCCGAGACTGA
- the qcrB gene encoding cytochrome bc1 complex cytochrome b subunit, producing MNSKLNHIAAAQGDAIDSRYHPSAAVRRQLNKVFPTHWSFLLGEIALYSFIVLIITGVYLSLFYDPSMAEVTYDGVYQPLRGIEMSKAYASTLDISFEVRGGLFVRQVHHWAALLFAAAIMVHLARIFFTGAFRRPREANWVIGSLLLILAIFEGFFGYSLPDDLLSGTGIRAALSSITLGIPVIGTWLHWALFGGDFPCGGVGYQCTQDGILLPRLYAIHILLFPGIMLALIGIHLALVWFQKHTQFPGPGRTESNVVGVRVMPVFAVKSGAFFAMVVGILGLMGGLLQINPIWNLGPYKPAQVSAGSQPDFYLMWTDGLIRLWPAWELYIGNYTVPAAVAVAVLMGLVFTLLIIYPWIEKKITGDDAHHNLLQRPRDVPVRTGIGAMAIAFYIVLTFSAMNDIIAYKFDVSLNATTWIGRIGMVVLPAIVYYITYRWCIGLQRSDRAVLEHGIETGIIKRLPHGAYVELHQPLGPVDSDGHPIPLAYQGAAIPKRMNKLGAAGAPGSGSFLFADPPSEQEALTAAHHASEQRALTALREHQEGNGSSNGNTNGHH from the coding sequence ATGAACTCAAAACTGAACCACATCGCCGCAGCCCAAGGCGATGCCATCGACTCGCGTTATCACCCGTCGGCGGCGGTGCGCCGGCAACTCAACAAGGTGTTCCCGACCCACTGGTCGTTCCTGCTCGGCGAGATCGCGCTGTACAGCTTCATCGTCCTGATCATCACCGGCGTCTACCTCAGCTTGTTCTACGACCCATCGATGGCCGAAGTCACCTATGACGGTGTCTACCAACCGCTGCGCGGCATCGAGATGTCGAAGGCCTACGCGTCCACGCTGGACATCAGCTTCGAGGTGCGCGGCGGGTTGTTCGTCCGACAGGTCCACCACTGGGCGGCACTGTTGTTCGCCGCGGCGATCATGGTGCACCTGGCCCGCATCTTCTTCACCGGCGCTTTTCGCCGGCCCCGCGAAGCGAACTGGGTGATCGGCTCGCTGCTGTTGATCCTGGCCATATTCGAGGGTTTCTTCGGCTACTCACTGCCCGACGATCTGTTGTCCGGGACGGGCATTCGCGCGGCCCTGTCCTCTATCACGCTCGGCATACCGGTGATCGGTACCTGGCTCCACTGGGCGCTGTTCGGCGGTGACTTTCCGTGCGGCGGTGTCGGATACCAGTGCACCCAGGACGGAATCCTGTTGCCGCGTCTGTACGCGATTCATATTCTGCTCTTTCCCGGAATCATGCTCGCGCTCATCGGAATTCACCTCGCCCTGGTGTGGTTCCAGAAGCACACCCAGTTTCCCGGGCCGGGCCGCACCGAGAGCAACGTGGTCGGCGTGCGGGTGATGCCGGTGTTCGCGGTCAAGTCCGGGGCGTTCTTCGCGATGGTCGTCGGCATCCTCGGCCTGATGGGCGGGCTGCTGCAGATCAACCCCATCTGGAATCTGGGCCCCTACAAGCCCGCCCAGGTGTCGGCCGGCAGCCAGCCGGACTTCTACCTGATGTGGACGGACGGGCTGATCCGTTTGTGGCCGGCCTGGGAGCTCTACATCGGCAACTACACGGTACCGGCCGCCGTCGCGGTCGCGGTGTTGATGGGCCTGGTGTTCACGCTGCTGATCATCTATCCGTGGATCGAGAAGAAGATCACCGGCGATGATGCTCACCACAACCTGCTGCAGAGGCCCCGCGACGTCCCGGTGCGCACCGGCATCGGCGCCATGGCGATCGCGTTCTACATCGTGCTCACGTTCAGCGCAATGAACGACATCATCGCGTACAAGTTCGACGTTTCGCTGAATGCGACCACCTGGATCGGTCGAATCGGCATGGTCGTGCTGCCCGCCATCGTGTACTACATCACCTACCGGTGGTGCATCGGCCTGCAGCGCAGCGACCGTGCGGTGCTCGAGCACGGCATCGAGACCGGAATCATCAAGCGGCTGCCGCACGGAGCCTACGTCGAGTTGCATCAGCCGCTCGGCCCCGTCGACTCCGACGGTCACCCGATTCCGTTGGCGTACCAGGGCGCTGCGATTCCGAAGCGGATGAACAAGCTCGGCGCCGCGGGAGCACCGGGCAGCGGAAGTTTCTTGTTCGCCGACCCGCCGTCTGAGCAGGAGGCGCTGACCGCGGCGCATCATGCGTCGGAACAACGTGCCCTCACCGCGTTGCGGGAACACCAGGAAGGCAACGGCTCGTCAAACGGAAACACCAACGGACATCACTGA
- a CDS encoding SDR family oxidoreductase, which produces MTASTNTTDTNTTLIGRVAVVTGASSGIGEATAKRLAASGAKVAVLARRAERLDKLVNEIEQAGGTALAVPIDVSDAEAVRAAADRVARELGTVDLLFNNAGVMLPAPVEEQRFDQWQQQIDLNISGLMYVIGAFIPQLIAAAAEKGVADLINTSSIGAQNIFPNFAVYAGTKAYVTHMSRTLRAELGPKGIRVSAIEPGIVETELADHVTDAGATEWISDTKGRIDVLESEDVADAINFLAGQPARVNFQQLTIMPTAQVS; this is translated from the coding sequence ATGACCGCTTCAACCAACACCACCGACACCAACACCACTCTCATCGGCCGCGTCGCCGTCGTGACCGGCGCGTCCAGCGGCATCGGCGAGGCCACCGCCAAGCGTCTGGCCGCGTCCGGCGCCAAGGTCGCCGTGCTCGCCCGCCGCGCAGAACGACTCGACAAGCTCGTGAACGAGATCGAGCAGGCCGGCGGTACCGCACTGGCCGTCCCCATCGACGTGTCCGACGCCGAAGCCGTGCGCGCCGCCGCCGATCGGGTGGCTCGCGAGCTGGGCACCGTCGACCTGCTGTTCAACAACGCCGGGGTCATGCTTCCGGCACCGGTCGAGGAGCAGCGCTTCGATCAGTGGCAGCAACAGATCGACCTGAACATCAGCGGCCTGATGTACGTGATCGGCGCGTTCATTCCGCAACTGATCGCCGCGGCCGCCGAGAAGGGCGTCGCCGACCTGATCAACACCTCGTCGATCGGCGCGCAGAACATCTTCCCGAACTTCGCCGTCTATGCGGGAACGAAGGCCTACGTGACACACATGTCGCGGACGCTGCGTGCAGAACTCGGCCCCAAGGGAATCCGGGTTTCCGCGATCGAGCCCGGCATCGTCGAGACGGAGTTGGCGGACCACGTGACCGACGCCGGCGCCACCGAATGGATCTCGGACACCAAGGGGCGAATCGACGTGCTCGAATCCGAGGATGTCGCTGACGCAATCAACTTCCTGGCCGGCCAGCCGGCCCGGGTGAACTTCCAGCAGCTCACGATCATGCCGACCGCACAGGTTTCCTAG
- a CDS encoding NCS2 family permease: MNRLDRFFEISQRGSTLTNEIRGGVVTFIAMAYIIVLNPIILSGIDDVTGSQLEFDQVSAVTSLAAGVMTILFGLISRLPFAFAAGLGLNSFVATTLVDSLTWPEAMGLVVINGLIIVALAATGLRRLVFDAVPIQLKIAITAGIGLFILFIGLVDAGFVGSTGTPSPPVGLGIGGAGDISTIPTVIFVFTLLVTGILVARRVRGGILIGLVAGTAVAVVVEAIWHLGSAVEMPGGWSLSVPTLSGSPFALPDLSLIGDFSLFGSFGRIGAIAFVMFVFTLVFANFFDAMGSFTGLARESGLADDQGIFPRLRSALIVEGAGAVVGGATSASSQTVFVESGAGIEEGARTGLANLVTGVLFLAAMFISPLASIVPTEVAAAALVVVGTMMVAHLRHIDISEFSIALPVVLTVATMPFSYSIANGIGVGFIVWVVTRSAAGKTREISPLMWVVAAGFVVYFARGWVESMLGM, encoded by the coding sequence GTGAATCGCCTCGACCGCTTCTTCGAGATCTCGCAGCGAGGGTCAACGCTCACCAACGAGATCCGCGGCGGCGTAGTCACTTTCATAGCGATGGCCTACATCATCGTGCTGAACCCGATCATCTTGTCCGGCATCGACGACGTCACGGGGAGCCAGCTCGAATTCGATCAGGTCTCGGCGGTGACGTCGCTGGCCGCGGGCGTCATGACCATCCTGTTCGGTCTCATCTCGCGACTGCCGTTCGCGTTCGCCGCGGGACTGGGACTCAACTCTTTCGTCGCAACGACTTTGGTCGACTCGCTGACCTGGCCCGAGGCAATGGGACTCGTCGTCATCAACGGGCTCATCATCGTCGCACTCGCGGCGACCGGGTTGCGCAGACTCGTCTTCGACGCCGTCCCGATCCAGCTGAAGATCGCGATCACCGCCGGCATCGGGTTGTTCATACTGTTCATCGGGTTGGTCGACGCCGGCTTCGTCGGGTCGACGGGGACACCGTCGCCTCCGGTGGGTCTGGGCATCGGCGGCGCCGGGGACATCAGCACCATCCCCACCGTCATCTTCGTGTTCACGCTCTTGGTGACGGGCATCCTCGTCGCACGGCGGGTGCGTGGCGGCATCCTCATCGGACTCGTCGCGGGCACCGCGGTCGCCGTCGTCGTCGAGGCGATCTGGCATCTCGGATCGGCGGTCGAGATGCCCGGCGGGTGGAGCCTGTCGGTGCCGACCTTGTCGGGATCACCGTTCGCGCTGCCCGACCTTTCACTGATCGGCGATTTCAGCCTCTTCGGCAGCTTCGGCCGCATCGGGGCGATCGCCTTCGTGATGTTCGTGTTCACTCTGGTCTTCGCGAACTTCTTCGACGCGATGGGTAGTTTCACCGGCCTCGCGCGTGAGTCCGGGCTCGCCGACGACCAAGGAATCTTTCCGCGCCTGCGTTCGGCGCTGATCGTCGAGGGCGCCGGCGCGGTCGTCGGCGGGGCGACGTCGGCGTCGTCGCAAACCGTCTTCGTCGAGTCCGGGGCGGGTATCGAGGAGGGCGCGCGGACGGGTCTGGCGAATCTCGTCACGGGCGTTCTGTTTTTGGCCGCCATGTTCATCTCGCCACTCGCGTCGATCGTTCCGACCGAGGTCGCCGCGGCTGCGCTGGTCGTCGTCGGAACGATGATGGTTGCGCACCTGCGGCACATCGACATATCCGAGTTCTCCATCGCGCTGCCCGTCGTGCTCACCGTGGCGACGATGCCGTTCTCCTACTCGATCGCCAACGGCATCGGCGTGGGATTCATCGTGTGGGTGGTGACACGCTCTGCAGCGGGCAAGACGCGCGAAATCAGCCCGCTGATGTGGGTCGTCGCCGCGGGCTTCGTGGTCTACTTCGCGCGCGGCTGGGTCGAGTCAATGCTTGGCATGTAG
- a CDS encoding DUF808 domain-containing protein, whose amino-acid sequence MSAGLFGLLDDVAALARLAAASVDDIGAAAGRATAKAAGVVIDDTAVTPQYVHGITADRELPMIKRIAIGSLRNKLLFILPAALLLSQFAPWIVTPILMVGATYLCYEGAEKVLGWFTGHDAHAAPAAVVGQDAEKQMTAGAIRTDFILSAEIMVIALNEVASERFWSRFAILVVVAIVITAAVYGVVALIVKMDDIGLNLAQRSSTFAQKIGRGLVSAMPKLLSALSTIGTVAMLWVGGHILLLGTDTLGWHAPYGFVHHFEDLIKRAVAEGFGGVLAWLVNTAASAVIGLVVGAVVVAIMHVLPFGKKKHAEAPRAH is encoded by the coding sequence ATGAGCGCGGGTCTGTTCGGACTTCTCGACGACGTCGCGGCGCTGGCGCGGCTGGCGGCGGCGTCGGTCGACGACATCGGTGCCGCGGCCGGACGCGCGACCGCCAAGGCTGCGGGCGTCGTGATCGACGACACCGCGGTGACGCCGCAGTACGTGCACGGCATCACCGCCGACCGCGAACTGCCGATGATCAAGCGGATCGCCATCGGCTCGCTGCGCAACAAGCTGCTGTTCATCCTGCCCGCGGCCCTGCTCCTCAGCCAGTTCGCGCCGTGGATCGTGACGCCGATCCTGATGGTGGGCGCCACCTACCTCTGCTACGAAGGCGCGGAGAAGGTACTGGGCTGGTTCACCGGACATGACGCGCATGCCGCGCCGGCCGCGGTTGTTGGACAGGACGCCGAGAAGCAGATGACGGCGGGGGCGATCCGCACGGACTTCATCCTGTCCGCCGAGATCATGGTGATCGCGCTCAATGAGGTAGCGAGCGAGAGGTTCTGGTCGCGGTTCGCGATCCTCGTGGTGGTCGCCATCGTCATCACCGCAGCCGTCTACGGCGTCGTCGCACTGATCGTGAAAATGGACGACATCGGGCTGAACCTCGCGCAGCGCTCGTCGACGTTCGCGCAGAAGATCGGTCGTGGACTTGTCAGCGCGATGCCCAAACTGCTGTCGGCACTGTCGACCATCGGCACCGTCGCAATGCTCTGGGTCGGTGGGCACATCCTCCTGCTGGGAACCGACACGCTGGGCTGGCACGCGCCCTACGGCTTCGTGCACCACTTCGAGGACCTGATAAAGCGCGCGGTCGCCGAGGGTTTCGGCGGCGTGCTGGCGTGGCTGGTCAACACCGCGGCTTCGGCAGTCATCGGATTGGTCGTCGGCGCCGTCGTCGTGGCGATCATGCACGTGCTGCCGTTCGGCAAGAAGAAGCACGCAGAAGCTCCCCGAGCACACTGA
- a CDS encoding NYN domain-containing protein produces the protein MRWIVDGMNVVGSRPDGWWRNRRSAMSTLIEHLERWASTEGEDVTVVFEHPLSPPLESSVITIAHAPRAAANSADDHIVTLVGSAENPQDVRVATSDRALSERVGALGATVYPAQRLRDLIDPR, from the coding sequence TTGCGCTGGATCGTCGACGGCATGAACGTCGTCGGGTCCCGCCCGGACGGCTGGTGGCGCAATCGCCGGTCGGCGATGTCCACCTTGATCGAACATCTCGAACGTTGGGCATCCACCGAAGGTGAGGACGTGACGGTGGTGTTCGAGCATCCGCTGTCACCGCCGCTGGAATCGTCGGTCATCACCATCGCGCATGCACCGCGGGCGGCGGCCAACTCGGCCGACGACCACATCGTCACGCTGGTCGGGTCCGCCGAGAATCCGCAGGACGTCCGCGTGGCTACCTCGGATCGTGCACTGTCGGAGCGGGTCGGGGCGCTCGGCGCGACGGTCTACCCCGCCCAGCGCCTGCGTGACCTCATCGACCCTCGCTGA
- a CDS encoding LysR family transcriptional regulator ArgP gives MQIDGQQLAAFAAVIEQGSFDAAAARLHVTPSAISQRIKALEQRVGQVVVVREKPCVATAAGAPLLRLAAQTALLEAEALTEMGGGDGSAPRIALAVNADSMATWFTGVLGALDGVLFDIRIEDQDHSARLLREGVVMGAVTTERTPVTGCRVLPLGVMRYVAVAAPRYIERHLPQGFTARAVAAAPSLAWNRDDALQDMLVRRMFRRDITRPQHFVPTAEGFGSAVRASLGWGMFPQNLAEPELADGSFARVVDAHLDVPLFWQCWKLDSPLVGAITDAVQAAARKIMV, from the coding sequence GTGCAGATAGACGGTCAACAGCTGGCGGCATTTGCGGCCGTCATCGAGCAGGGGTCGTTCGATGCCGCCGCGGCCCGGCTCCACGTGACTCCATCGGCAATCAGCCAGCGCATCAAGGCGCTCGAGCAGCGGGTGGGTCAGGTAGTGGTGGTACGGGAGAAGCCATGTGTGGCGACGGCGGCGGGCGCTCCCCTGTTGCGGTTGGCGGCGCAGACCGCGCTGCTGGAGGCCGAGGCGTTGACAGAGATGGGCGGCGGTGACGGGTCCGCTCCGCGTATTGCGTTGGCCGTCAACGCTGATTCGATGGCGACGTGGTTCACCGGAGTCCTCGGCGCGTTGGATGGCGTCTTGTTCGACATCCGCATCGAGGACCAGGACCATTCGGCGCGACTGCTTCGCGAGGGTGTGGTGATGGGGGCGGTGACGACCGAACGCACGCCGGTGACGGGTTGCCGAGTGTTGCCGCTAGGCGTGATGAGGTACGTAGCCGTCGCAGCCCCACGGTACATCGAAAGGCATCTCCCCCAAGGTTTCACGGCCCGCGCCGTGGCGGCGGCACCGTCGCTGGCGTGGAATCGCGACGATGCGCTGCAGGACATGCTGGTGCGCAGAATGTTTCGACGCGACATCACTCGCCCGCAACATTTTGTGCCGACCGCAGAAGGCTTCGGGAGTGCCGTGCGGGCGAGCCTCGGGTGGGGCATGTTCCCGCAGAATCTGGCCGAACCGGAACTCGCGGACGGTTCGTTTGCTCGGGTGGTCGACGCGCACCTGGACGTGCCGCTGTTCTGGCAGTGCTGGAAACTCGACAGCCCGTTGGTCGGGGCCATCACCGACGCGGTACAGGCGGCCGCCCGAAAGATCATGGTGTGA
- a CDS encoding SCO6745 family protein has translation MAGADSAFRATRILAGAVEAFAGQVYFAPEAHAGYEKLGFSGSPGRAGGVAMPEMNAYFCSRGAILGQVPGEVVASAFAVFNPAIVVPAVEHGWSLTSAAEIIVARDEAAAGQLRRILGANPHGADELARLLGPVSGSLPVAGRPLYAGLMNADVPEDPLSAAWRFADRLREFRGDAHTAAWTSAGYSAIEIGLTTELYWGLRPKTYVRTRGWSDAELDAAIADLESRGLIDDSGLTDRGRQEREAIETRTDAQCAPVLRALGDDFENAVDVLQRFSAAVRAAHGYPAAGPHDLAALHAKH, from the coding sequence ATGGCCGGTGCTGATAGCGCGTTTCGTGCAACGCGAATTCTGGCGGGTGCCGTCGAAGCCTTCGCCGGGCAGGTTTATTTCGCCCCCGAGGCCCATGCCGGGTACGAGAAGCTTGGCTTCTCCGGCAGTCCGGGACGTGCCGGCGGGGTGGCGATGCCCGAGATGAACGCCTACTTCTGCAGTCGCGGCGCCATCCTCGGCCAGGTGCCGGGGGAGGTGGTGGCGTCGGCGTTCGCGGTGTTCAATCCTGCGATCGTGGTACCTGCCGTCGAACACGGCTGGTCGCTGACGAGCGCCGCGGAGATCATCGTGGCCAGGGATGAGGCCGCCGCCGGTCAGTTGCGAAGGATCCTCGGGGCCAACCCGCACGGCGCCGACGAACTGGCCCGACTCCTTGGACCGGTGAGCGGGTCGCTTCCGGTCGCGGGGCGCCCGCTTTATGCGGGGTTGATGAATGCCGACGTGCCCGAGGACCCGCTCAGCGCGGCGTGGCGGTTCGCCGACCGCCTTCGGGAATTCCGCGGCGACGCGCATACGGCCGCCTGGACGTCGGCCGGTTACAGCGCCATCGAGATCGGACTGACGACCGAGCTGTACTGGGGGTTACGGCCGAAGACGTACGTCAGGACCAGGGGCTGGTCGGACGCCGAGCTCGACGCGGCCATCGCCGACCTGGAAAGCCGCGGCCTGATCGACGACAGCGGGCTGACCGATCGCGGTAGGCAGGAGCGTGAGGCCATCGAGACCCGCACCGATGCGCAGTGCGCGCCGGTCCTACGAGCCCTCGGTGACGACTTCGAGAATGCCGTTGACGTCCTGCAGCGGTTCTCCGCCGCCGTGCGCGCGGCGCACGGCTATCCCGCCGCGGGGCCACACGACCTGGCGGCGCTACATGCCAAGCATTGA
- a CDS encoding SRPBCC family protein codes for MSFHEVRELLIEANSDEVLDVMLDLEALPEWSPAHLSSTILERDQSGRPLRSRSRIQVAGFTDDVVIALRYHPDGYSSRLESAMHQRAQNVRYTLTPDTNGTRVRFEITVEPTLPVPNFILRRVTEGLRYTASEGLRQRVLALRRRNSRD; via the coding sequence GTGAGCTTCCACGAAGTCCGCGAGCTCCTCATCGAAGCCAACTCGGACGAGGTGTTGGATGTCATGCTGGATCTGGAGGCACTCCCCGAGTGGTCACCCGCCCATCTCTCGTCGACGATACTGGAGCGGGATCAATCGGGACGGCCGCTGCGCAGCAGGTCACGCATCCAGGTTGCCGGATTCACCGACGATGTCGTGATCGCCCTCCGCTACCACCCCGATGGATACAGCTCACGACTGGAATCCGCGATGCATCAACGCGCGCAGAACGTGCGATACACGTTGACCCCCGACACGAACGGAACGCGGGTGCGATTCGAAATCACCGTTGAACCGACCCTGCCCGTACCCAATTTCATCCTGCGGCGCGTCACCGAGGGACTCAGGTACACAGCGAGCGAGGGTCTTCGCCAGCGGGTGCTTGCGTTGCGACGCCGAAATTCGCGGGATTGA